A stretch of Bacteroidota bacterium DNA encodes these proteins:
- the rplP gene encoding 50S ribosomal protein L16 — translation MLLPKRTKYRKLQKGRVKGNASRGHEIAFGSFAMKVLEPAFLTSRQIEAARQAITRRMKREGKIWIRIFPDKPMTKKPAEVRMGKGKGSPEFWAAPVQPGRILFEAEGVTMETAMDAMRLGAQKLPAKVKFIVRRDYQE, via the coding sequence ATGCTTTTACCGAAGAGAACTAAATACCGCAAGCTACAGAAGGGCAGGGTCAAAGGAAATGCATCCAGAGGTCACGAGATTGCATTTGGATCATTTGCTATGAAGGTTCTGGAGCCTGCATTCCTCACTAGCCGCCAAATTGAGGCAGCTCGTCAGGCGATTACACGTCGCATGAAAAGGGAAGGAAAGATCTGGATCAGGATTTTCCCAGACAAGCCAATGACCAAAAAGCCAGCTGAGGTTAGGATGGGTAAAGGTAAGGGTTCGCCTGAGTTTTGGGCTGCACCTGTACAACCAGGACGCATCTTGTTTGAAGCTGAAGGGGTGACAATGGAAACTGCCATGGATGCAATGCGTCTCGGTGCACAGAAGTTGCCTGCAAAAGTTAAGTTTATTGTGAGACGCGATTATCAGGAATAA
- the rpmC gene encoding 50S ribosomal protein L29 has product MKAKEIRELTDAEIRARITEDGELLQKMYFNHAISEIESPAKIRIIRKDIARMHTILTERQSKSNNQ; this is encoded by the coding sequence ATGAAGGCAAAAGAAATTAGGGAGCTCACGGATGCTGAAATCCGTGCCCGCATCACAGAAGATGGCGAATTGCTCCAAAAAATGTACTTCAATCACGCGATCTCCGAAATTGAAAGCCCGGCTAAAATCCGGATCATCAGAAAGGACATCGCCAGGATGCACACCATCTTGACCGAGCGTCAGTCCAAAAGCAATAATCAGTAA
- the rpsQ gene encoding 30S ribosomal protein S17 yields MSTEINTTETRNLRKERIGKVSSNKMDKSITVVVERKIKHPIYGKFMKKTTKFMAHDEKGEAGIGDTVRIMETRPLSKSKRWRLIEIIEKAK; encoded by the coding sequence ATGAGCACTGAGATAAATACCACGGAGACCCGTAACCTGCGCAAGGAAAGGATCGGCAAAGTCTCCAGCAATAAGATGGATAAATCCATCACCGTGGTGGTTGAGCGGAAGATCAAACATCCCATTTATGGGAAGTTTATGAAGAAAACCACCAAGTTTATGGCCCACGACGAAAAGGGCGAAGCTGGTATTGGAGATACCGTCCGCATCATGGAAACTCGGCCGCTGAGCAAAAGCAAGCGGTGGAGGTTGATTGAAATCATCGAAAAAGCGAAGTAA
- the rplN gene encoding 50S ribosomal protein L14, giving the protein MLQQESRLNVADNSGAKRLLVIRVLGGTKRRYARVGDRIICSVKSADPNGNVKKGDVVRAVVVRTKKELRRRDGSYIRFDDNAAVLINGEGEPRGTRIFGPVARELREKNYMKIVSLAPEVI; this is encoded by the coding sequence ATGCTACAGCAGGAATCCCGACTGAATGTCGCCGACAACAGCGGAGCAAAAAGGCTCCTCGTTATACGTGTCCTTGGTGGTACCAAGCGCAGGTATGCGCGGGTAGGTGATCGTATCATCTGCTCCGTGAAATCTGCCGATCCCAATGGCAACGTTAAGAAAGGTGATGTAGTGCGTGCCGTAGTAGTGCGCACCAAGAAAGAGCTTCGCCGGCGCGATGGTTCCTACATCCGTTTTGACGATAACGCCGCCGTCTTGATCAACGGTGAAGGTGAGCCGCGTGGCACACGTATCTTTGGCCCAGTAGCCAGGGAGTTGCGCGAAAAGAACTACATGAAGATCGTTTCGTTGGCTCCTGAGGTTATTTAA
- the rplX gene encoding 50S ribosomal protein L24: protein MHIKKGDQVVVLSGREKGKTGRVLKIEHKRDKRTEVVQSRAIVEGLNIVTKHKKPDNKNPQGSIVEIEAGIHISSLMLIEPKTGKGTRVGRTKTDEGWVRVSKKSGEIIK, encoded by the coding sequence CTGCACATCAAAAAGGGAGACCAAGTGGTTGTACTTTCTGGTCGTGAGAAAGGTAAAACTGGTCGGGTACTCAAAATTGAGCACAAGCGTGATAAACGCACGGAAGTTGTTCAAAGCCGCGCAATTGTCGAGGGTTTGAACATCGTCACGAAGCACAAAAAGCCCGACAACAAAAACCCCCAAGGTTCAATTGTCGAGATTGAAGCGGGAATTCACATCTCAAGTCTGATGCTTATTGAGCCAAAGACTGGAAAAGGAACCCGTGTCGGTCGTACGAAAACCGACGAAGGTTGGGTTAGGGTCAGCAAGAAATCAGGAGAAATCATTAAGTAG
- the rplE gene encoding 50S ribosomal protein L5 → MAYEARLAKEYKERIVPALMAQFGYTSVMQVPKIEKICLSRGLGDAIADKKVLEYAANEFGLISGQKPVITKSKKDISNFKLRQGMAIGCRVTMRRERMYEFLDRLITVAMPRIRDFRGISQKSFDGRGNYNFGVKEQIIFPEIDVDKIDKIAGMDITIVTSARTDEEAFALLKEFGMPFQGVKKA, encoded by the coding sequence ATGGCTTACGAAGCAAGATTAGCGAAAGAGTATAAAGAGCGGATTGTTCCGGCTTTGATGGCTCAGTTTGGGTATACTTCGGTCATGCAAGTACCGAAGATCGAGAAGATTTGTCTTTCCAGGGGTCTGGGTGATGCCATTGCCGATAAAAAGGTGCTGGAGTACGCAGCCAACGAATTTGGTTTGATCTCTGGTCAGAAGCCGGTGATCACCAAGTCAAAGAAAGACATTTCTAACTTCAAGCTTCGTCAAGGCATGGCTATCGGCTGCCGCGTGACGATGCGTCGTGAGAGGATGTATGAGTTCCTGGACCGTTTGATCACAGTGGCTATGCCACGTATTCGCGACTTCCGTGGAATCTCACAGAAATCCTTTGATGGACGCGGTAACTACAACTTTGGTGTCAAGGAGCAGATTATCTTCCCAGAAATTGATGTCGACAAGATCGATAAAATCGCCGGGATGGACATTACGATTGTCACTTCTGCGCGCACCGACGAAGAGGCGTTTGCATTGTTGAAAGAATTCGGCATGCCCTTTCAGGGCGTCAAAAAAGCATAA
- the rpsN gene encoding 30S ribosomal protein S14 translates to MSKKSIIARQKKREKLVVKFAEKRKALKEAGDWTALSLLPRDSSPVRLKNRCSLTGRPRAYIRKFGVSRIKFRELALAGRIPGVTKASW, encoded by the coding sequence ATGTCAAAGAAATCCATCATCGCTCGGCAAAAGAAGAGAGAGAAGCTGGTTGTCAAGTTCGCTGAAAAGCGCAAAGCCTTGAAAGAGGCTGGCGATTGGACAGCATTGTCCTTGTTGCCCCGTGACTCCTCGCCTGTGCGTCTGAAGAATCGTTGTAGCCTTACGGGTCGTCCCCGTGCCTACATTCGGAAATTTGGCGTGTCTCGTATCAAATTCAGGGAACTGGCTCTAGCAGGTAGGATCCCCGGTGTAACTAAAGCTAGCTGGTAA
- the rpsH gene encoding 30S ribosomal protein S8, translated as MSTDSIADYLTRVRNAIRAGHRVVDIPSSNLKKAITKVLYEKGYIARYKFVEEGPQGFIKIALKYDTISKLPAISGLTRISKPGLRKYSGVEDIPKVINGMGIAIISTSKGVMTDKEARDLNIGGEVLCYVY; from the coding sequence ATGTCCACAGATTCGATCGCAGATTACCTGACCAGAGTCAGGAACGCAATCCGGGCCGGGCACCGCGTAGTCGATATCCCTTCGTCCAACCTCAAAAAGGCCATCACGAAGGTTCTCTACGAAAAGGGCTACATCGCACGTTATAAGTTCGTTGAAGAGGGTCCCCAAGGCTTTATCAAGATTGCCTTGAAATATGATACGATTTCAAAGCTTCCGGCCATCTCTGGCCTTACACGCATCAGCAAGCCTGGTCTGCGTAAGTACTCGGGAGTGGAAGATATCCCTAAGGTCATCAATGGCATGGGTATTGCCATTATCTCGACTTCCAAAGGTGTAATGACCGACAAAGAAGCTAGGGATCTCAATATTGGTGGCGAAGTTTTGTGTTACGTTTATTGA
- the rplF gene encoding 50S ribosomal protein L6, protein MSRIGKKPIDVPSGVSISVDANNLVTVKGPKGQLQQSVDTDLKIEINGSSVQISRPTDQIRHRAAHGLYRTLISNMIVGVADGYTRELELIGVGYKAEAIGQALELNLGHSHLMMVVLPKEISVATETKKGSNPRITLKAIDKQLIGHFAAKIRSLRGPEPYKGKGIRYVGEEVRRKAGKAAAKK, encoded by the coding sequence ATGTCAAGGATAGGTAAAAAACCAATAGACGTACCAAGTGGTGTTAGCATCAGTGTTGATGCGAACAATTTGGTAACTGTCAAGGGTCCGAAAGGCCAACTTCAGCAATCTGTCGATACTGATCTCAAAATTGAGATCAATGGTAGCAGTGTGCAGATATCCCGCCCCACCGACCAAATCAGGCACAGGGCCGCTCATGGTCTTTACCGTACGCTGATTAGTAACATGATTGTGGGTGTGGCCGATGGTTACACGCGCGAATTGGAATTGATTGGTGTTGGTTACAAGGCTGAGGCAATTGGTCAGGCGCTTGAACTCAACTTGGGACATTCACACTTGATGATGGTCGTGTTGCCTAAGGAGATCTCGGTCGCTACCGAAACAAAGAAGGGCTCGAATCCTAGGATTACACTGAAAGCGATCGACAAGCAATTGATCGGTCACTTCGCAGCCAAGATTCGTTCGCTCAGGGGTCCAGAACCCTACAAAGGTAAGGGTATCCGGTACGTCGGCGAGGAAGTACGCCGCAAAGCAGGTAAAGCAGCAGCTAAAAAGTAA
- a CDS encoding 50S ribosomal protein L18, whose product MAANDKSERRTRIKKGIRKKISGTNERPRLSVFRSNKEIYVQVINDLDQKTLVGTSSRAKSILEQSGTKTEISRLVGLEIARLAKEKGIEAVVFDRNGFNYHGRLKALADGAREGGLSF is encoded by the coding sequence ATGGCAGCCAACGATAAGAGTGAGCGTAGAACCCGCATCAAAAAGGGTATTCGCAAGAAGATTAGCGGTACAAATGAGAGACCCCGTCTCTCGGTATTCCGCAGTAATAAGGAGATCTATGTCCAAGTCATCAATGATTTGGATCAGAAGACACTTGTTGGCACCTCTTCACGTGCTAAGTCGATTCTTGAGCAGTCCGGCACCAAAACAGAGATTAGCCGTCTCGTAGGTCTGGAAATTGCTAGGCTTGCAAAGGAAAAGGGCATTGAGGCCGTGGTTTTTGACCGTAATGGTTTTAATTATCATGGTCGCCTGAAGGCCTTGGCCGATGGTGCAAGAGAAGGTGGCTTGTCTTTCTAA
- the rpsE gene encoding 30S ribosomal protein S5, whose amino-acid sequence MQSNKNRVKNSDVELTETVVKIQRVAKVVKGGRRFSFSAIVVVGDGNGTVGHGLGKAKEVVDAIAKGVDDAKKNLVKVPVTKNGTVPHETFTKFGAAKVLLKPAAPGTGVLAGGAMRSVLVAAGVKDVIGKSLGSSNPHNVVKATVEALCAIRDAYGVSQQRGVNLDKIFNG is encoded by the coding sequence ATGCAAAGCAATAAAAATAGAGTCAAGAATAGCGACGTTGAACTCACCGAGACGGTGGTCAAAATCCAACGTGTGGCCAAGGTGGTCAAAGGTGGTCGCCGGTTCAGCTTCTCTGCTATCGTGGTCGTGGGTGACGGAAACGGAACTGTTGGCCATGGCCTCGGAAAAGCCAAGGAAGTGGTCGATGCCATTGCAAAGGGAGTCGATGACGCAAAGAAAAATTTGGTAAAAGTGCCAGTTACAAAAAATGGTACTGTTCCTCACGAAACTTTTACTAAATTTGGCGCCGCGAAAGTATTGTTAAAGCCTGCTGCTCCTGGTACAGGAGTGCTTGCAGGGGGAGCGATGCGGTCGGTGTTGGTGGCTGCTGGCGTGAAGGATGTGATTGGTAAATCTTTGGGTTCATCCAATCCTCACAACGTGGTAAAGGCAACAGTAGAAGCACTTTGTGCGATTCGTGATGCCTATGGAGTCTCCCAGCAACGTGGGGTGAATTTGGATAAGATTTTTAACGGTTGA
- the rpmD gene encoding 50S ribosomal protein L30, with the protein MAQIKVTQVRSTIGRPARQLRTMEALGLGKVNRMVVHNLTPQIIGMVKQVSHLVKVEEA; encoded by the coding sequence ATGGCTCAGATTAAGGTTACACAAGTTAGAAGCACCATCGGCCGGCCAGCCCGCCAGTTGAGAACAATGGAAGCGCTTGGGCTCGGTAAGGTCAACCGCATGGTTGTTCACAATTTGACGCCCCAAATTATTGGGATGGTGAAGCAAGTGAGCCATCTGGTTAAAGTTGAGGAGGCATAA
- the rplO gene encoding 50S ribosomal protein L15, with product MNLHTLTPASGSTKISKRIGRGQGSGKGGTSTKGHKGAQARTGYKFRAWFEGGQMPLYRRIPKFGFKNNARVEYVALNLDNVTEFVNSHPGTTEIDHAFLALHGFISKGNERIKLLGRGEIKTAVTVKLNKFSKSAKAAIEAAGGTAIEV from the coding sequence ATGAATTTGCATACATTAACGCCTGCTTCGGGATCAACAAAGATCTCAAAGCGTATTGGTAGGGGCCAAGGCTCCGGCAAAGGTGGTACGTCGACCAAAGGTCACAAAGGTGCTCAGGCACGTACAGGCTACAAGTTTCGCGCTTGGTTTGAAGGTGGTCAGATGCCGCTTTATCGCCGAATCCCAAAATTCGGTTTCAAGAACAATGCGCGTGTTGAATACGTGGCTTTGAACCTTGATAACGTAACCGAATTTGTGAATAGCCATCCTGGCACTACCGAGATCGACCATGCATTCCTTGCTTTGCACGGTTTTATCTCCAAAGGCAACGAGCGTATTAAATTGCTCGGTCGTGGAGAAATCAAGACGGCCGTCACTGTGAAACTGAACAAGTTCAGCAAGAGTGCCAAAGCAGCAATTGAGGCTGCCGGTGGTACCGCGATCGAAGTGTGA
- the secY gene encoding preprotein translocase subunit SecY yields the protein MKEFIEKIRNIFRIEELRQRIIYTLLLLAVFRLGSYVILPGVDSAQLALDFEKGQGGGILDLINVFVGGAFARGAIFALGIMPYISASIIVQLLGAALPSIQKLQKEGDSGQKKINQLTRYLTVLITLGQSAAYIVNLKSMYPVATANMGSTFVWLMALLILTAGTMFLVWLGERITDNGLGNGTSLIIAIGIISGLPPALVNEGRANPPMLFFIEIIALGLATMAVVGITQATRKIPINYARRVMGNRQAGGMSNNARQYIPLKINSAGVMPIIFAQSIMFIPASIAQFFPNSGFWNATGSILGNPNGIFYNVTFALLIIVFTYFYTAIVINPNDIADNLKRTGGFIPGVKPGKKTSEYIDNILSRITLPGSIALAFVAIFPSIASAMGVSQSFSQFFGGTSLLIMIGVVLDTLQQIESYLLMRHYDGLMKTGGRSRKVQGAAGVSA from the coding sequence ATGAAAGAATTCATCGAAAAAATAAGGAATATTTTCCGAATCGAGGAGCTAAGGCAGCGCATCATTTATACGCTGCTTTTGCTCGCTGTATTCAGACTTGGTAGCTATGTGATCCTGCCAGGGGTAGATTCCGCTCAATTGGCCCTTGACTTTGAAAAAGGTCAAGGAGGTGGCATTCTGGACCTGATCAACGTTTTCGTTGGTGGTGCCTTTGCCCGTGGAGCCATTTTTGCGCTTGGGATTATGCCCTACATTTCGGCATCGATCATTGTGCAACTCCTTGGGGCAGCTTTGCCATCGATTCAGAAGCTTCAAAAGGAAGGTGATAGCGGGCAAAAGAAGATTAATCAGCTGACACGTTATTTGACGGTGTTGATTACGCTCGGTCAATCTGCCGCCTACATCGTCAATCTCAAGTCCATGTATCCAGTTGCGACTGCGAATATGGGGTCGACGTTTGTTTGGTTGATGGCTTTGCTGATTTTGACTGCCGGAACGATGTTCCTTGTATGGCTCGGTGAACGTATTACTGACAATGGCCTTGGGAATGGTACTTCGTTGATTATCGCGATTGGTATTATTTCTGGTCTGCCACCGGCACTCGTCAATGAAGGCCGCGCAAATCCCCCGATGCTGTTTTTCATAGAAATCATTGCTTTGGGTCTGGCAACGATGGCGGTAGTCGGTATTACGCAGGCAACGCGTAAAATTCCGATCAACTATGCGCGCCGTGTGATGGGTAACCGTCAGGCAGGTGGTATGAGCAACAATGCGCGTCAGTATATCCCTTTGAAGATTAACTCCGCTGGCGTTATGCCGATCATTTTCGCGCAATCGATCATGTTCATTCCGGCATCTATTGCACAGTTTTTCCCAAATAGCGGCTTTTGGAATGCAACCGGCTCGATCTTGGGAAATCCGAACGGTATATTCTACAATGTTACGTTCGCGTTGCTCATCATTGTGTTTACCTATTTCTACACAGCGATTGTCATTAATCCGAATGACATTGCTGATAACTTGAAAAGGACAGGTGGATTTATTCCTGGTGTTAAGCCTGGGAAGAAAACATCCGAGTATATTGATAACATCCTCTCCCGAATCACCTTGCCTGGGTCGATAGCCCTAGCATTTGTGGCAATCTTTCCTTCGATTGCCAGCGCGATGGGTGTTTCTCAATCATTTTCGCAATTCTTTGGAGGTACAAGCTTGCTGATTATGATCGGTGTTGTGCTCGATACACTCCAACAGATTGAAAGCTATTTGTTGATGCGCCATTACGATGGTTTGATGAAAACAGGTGGCCGATCACGTAAAGTACAAGGCGCCGCTGGCGTATCTGCATAA
- the map gene encoding type I methionyl aminopeptidase: protein MAVGKVVIRTEEEIDLIRESSLLVGKTLGEVSKLVEPGANTLKLDTIAEEFIRDNGGIPAFKDYPSGSNVGPFPFSLCISLNEEVVHGMPNKNKFLREGDIVAIDCGVLKNGFFGDSAYTFGVGEISPKKSRLLKVTRESLYLGLEKAVEGGWLGDISQAIQSHVETHGYSIVREMVGHGIGTELHAPPEVPNYGRRKTGLKLETGMCLAIEPMVNLGKRRIHTLDDGWTIITSDRLPSAHFEHTIVVRKGKCEILSSHDFILNQ from the coding sequence ATGGCAGTCGGAAAGGTGGTCATTCGGACTGAAGAAGAGATCGACCTGATCCGTGAGAGTTCTTTGTTAGTAGGGAAAACGCTTGGTGAAGTCTCCAAGCTTGTGGAACCCGGAGCCAATACATTGAAGTTGGACACAATCGCTGAGGAGTTTATCCGTGATAATGGTGGTATTCCAGCATTTAAGGATTATCCAAGCGGGTCCAATGTAGGTCCATTTCCATTCTCGTTGTGCATTTCCTTGAATGAGGAAGTGGTACATGGAATGCCCAATAAGAATAAATTCTTGAGGGAGGGCGACATTGTCGCCATTGACTGTGGTGTATTGAAAAATGGCTTTTTTGGTGACAGTGCTTACACTTTCGGTGTAGGCGAAATTTCACCAAAGAAAAGCCGGTTGCTCAAGGTTACAAGGGAATCACTTTACCTTGGTCTTGAAAAGGCTGTTGAAGGTGGTTGGTTGGGAGATATTTCGCAGGCCATTCAAAGTCATGTGGAAACCCATGGATACTCAATTGTGAGAGAAATGGTTGGTCATGGCATTGGTACTGAGCTTCATGCTCCCCCTGAGGTTCCAAATTATGGTCGCCGCAAAACGGGACTAAAGCTTGAGACTGGGATGTGTCTAGCCATTGAGCCGATGGTGAATCTAGGTAAACGTCGTATCCATACGCTTGATGACGGATGGACGATTATTACCTCTGATAGACTGCCTTCGGCACATTTTGAACACACGATTGTGGTTCGCAAGGGTAAGTGTGAAATCTTATCAAGCCACGATTTTATTTTGAATCAATAA
- the infA gene encoding translation initiation factor IF-1, with translation MAKQASLKVDGTILEALPNATFRVELENGHEVLAHISGKMRMHYIKILPGDRVSLEMSPYDLSKGRITYRYK, from the coding sequence ATGGCCAAGCAGGCATCATTAAAAGTTGACGGCACGATTCTCGAGGCACTTCCAAATGCTACCTTTAGGGTGGAACTGGAGAATGGTCACGAGGTTTTAGCCCACATTTCAGGTAAGATGAGGATGCACTACATCAAAATTTTGCCTGGGGACCGTGTTTCACTTGAGATGTCTCCCTACGATTTGTCCAAAGGAAGAATTACATATCGGTATAAATAA
- the rpmJ gene encoding 50S ribosomal protein L36 has protein sequence MKVRASVKKRSADCKIIRRKGRLYVINKKNPRFKQRQG, from the coding sequence ATGAAGGTTAGAGCATCAGTAAAGAAGCGGTCCGCCGACTGCAAGATCATCCGGCGTAAAGGTCGCCTTTATGTGATCAACAAGAAAAATCCACGCTTTAAGCAAAGACAAGGATAA
- the rpsM gene encoding 30S ribosomal protein S13 — protein MARIAGVDLPKNKRGVIGLTYIFGIGTTSAQRILNLANIDHNKRVRDWNDDDVVEIRRLIGEMFKVEGALRAEVQMNIKRLMDIGCFRGLRHRKGLPLRGQRTRTNARTRKGRKKTVAGKKKAAAKK, from the coding sequence ATGGCAAGGATAGCTGGTGTAGATTTGCCCAAAAATAAGCGGGGCGTAATTGGCTTAACATATATCTTCGGGATCGGAACGACTTCCGCCCAGAGGATCTTGAATTTGGCCAACATTGATCACAATAAGAGGGTCAGAGACTGGAACGACGATGACGTGGTGGAGATCCGCCGCTTGATCGGCGAAATGTTCAAAGTGGAAGGTGCATTGCGTGCCGAAGTCCAAATGAACATCAAGCGTTTGATGGACATCGGATGTTTCCGTGGTTTGCGTCACCGTAAAGGTTTGCCTTTGCGTGGTCAGCGTACACGTACCAACGCCCGTACCCGTAAGGGCAGGAAAAAGACTGTGGCTGGAAAGAAGAAGGCAGCAGCAAAGAAGTAA
- the rpsK gene encoding 30S ribosomal protein S11 gives MAKTKRVKKSKVDSIGLVYITSSFNNIIVSITDLKGNVIGWASAGKMGFRGSKKNTPYAAQVAATEVSRDCFERGLQTAEVYVKGTGSGREAAIRAVANVGINVTMIRDITPLPHNGCRPPKKRRV, from the coding sequence ATGGCAAAAACCAAAAGAGTAAAGAAGAGCAAAGTCGATTCGATTGGCTTGGTTTATATTACCTCTTCTTTCAACAACATCATTGTTTCGATCACGGATTTGAAAGGCAACGTGATTGGCTGGGCTTCAGCTGGCAAGATGGGATTCCGTGGTTCCAAGAAGAACACTCCCTACGCCGCTCAAGTCGCTGCTACCGAAGTCTCGCGTGATTGCTTCGAACGTGGTCTTCAGACTGCTGAGGTTTATGTGAAGGGTACAGGATCTGGCCGCGAGGCTGCCATCCGCGCCGTCGCCAACGTCGGAATTAACGTTACGATGATTCGTGACATTACTCCGCTGCCTCACAACGGTTGCCGCCCACCCAAGAAAAGAAGAGTCTAA
- the rpsD gene encoding 30S ribosomal protein S4 → MARYRGPKAKIARRFREPIFGPSKALERKKFGPGQHGRNRRSKQSNYAVQLMEKQKAKYTYGLLEKQFRNLFVKATRRKGVTGEIFLQLLESRLDNTIYRMGFAATRRQARQLVTHKHITVNGDVVNIASMLLRPGDVLEVRVKSKALEIVKGGSRNSFPWLQVDNMALKGSFLQYPEREQIPENIKENLIVELYSK, encoded by the coding sequence ATGGCAAGATACAGAGGTCCCAAGGCGAAAATCGCCAGAAGGTTTAGGGAGCCCATCTTTGGCCCAAGTAAGGCCCTAGAGCGCAAAAAATTTGGCCCAGGCCAGCATGGTCGCAATCGCCGCTCAAAGCAGAGCAACTATGCTGTGCAGTTGATGGAGAAGCAAAAGGCCAAATACACTTATGGTTTGCTGGAAAAACAATTCCGCAATCTGTTTGTAAAGGCTACCCGTCGCAAAGGCGTTACGGGTGAGATTTTCCTTCAGTTGCTCGAGTCACGCTTGGACAACACCATCTACCGTATGGGCTTTGCAGCTACCCGCCGCCAAGCACGTCAGTTGGTGACGCACAAGCACATTACCGTCAACGGTGATGTTGTGAACATCGCCAGCATGCTGTTGCGCCCAGGTGACGTTTTGGAAGTGCGTGTCAAAAGCAAAGCACTTGAAATCGTCAAGGGCGGCTCAAGGAACTCTTTTCCTTGGTTGCAGGTCGACAATATGGCGCTGAAGGGTTCTTTCCTCCAATACCCTGAGCGGGAGCAGATTCCAGAAAATATCAAGGAAAACTTGATCGTGGAATTGTACTCCAAGTAA
- a CDS encoding DNA-directed RNA polymerase subunit alpha gives MALLEFQIPEKVVMEKDNDFYGKFLIRPLERGYGITVGNALRRVLLSSLEGYAFTAIKIPSVEHEFSTVKGVVEDVTDIVLNLKGVRLKKVIDGDDKIFVSVRGKDVFTAGDIAKHTNAYEITNPDHVICHIDKNTQFDIELTVGKGRGYRPADENKDPNATIGEIAIDSIFTPIKNVKFKVDDFRVEQRTDYEQLTIEVSSDGTIDPEDALKEAANILVKHLWLFTDEKIMPVAEDAPKEDPVDENYLAMRKVLKTPLTDLDLSVRAFNCLKAAEVKTLGDLVSYNIADLLKFRNFGKKSLSELEELVADKGLSFGMDVSKYDLDED, from the coding sequence ATGGCACTGCTTGAATTTCAAATACCCGAAAAGGTGGTCATGGAAAAGGATAACGACTTCTACGGGAAGTTTCTTATCCGTCCCCTCGAAAGAGGCTATGGCATCACTGTCGGTAATGCCCTTAGAAGGGTTCTCTTGTCCTCCCTTGAGGGCTATGCATTCACCGCCATCAAGATACCTAGTGTCGAGCACGAGTTTTCGACGGTCAAGGGTGTCGTGGAAGATGTCACGGACATCGTCCTCAACCTGAAGGGCGTTCGCCTCAAAAAGGTGATCGATGGAGATGATAAAATTTTCGTTTCCGTACGTGGAAAAGATGTTTTCACTGCAGGTGATATCGCTAAGCATACCAATGCCTACGAAATTACCAATCCTGATCACGTCATTTGCCACATCGACAAGAACACGCAGTTTGACATCGAGCTTACCGTTGGCAAAGGTCGCGGCTATCGCCCAGCCGATGAAAACAAAGATCCTAATGCCACTATCGGTGAAATCGCCATTGACTCGATCTTCACGCCAATCAAGAACGTCAAGTTCAAGGTTGACGACTTTCGTGTCGAGCAGCGTACCGACTATGAGCAATTGACGATCGAAGTTTCATCCGACGGTACCATTGATCCAGAAGATGCTTTGAAAGAAGCAGCCAACATTTTGGTCAAGCACCTTTGGTTGTTTACGGACGAGAAAATCATGCCGGTCGCTGAGGATGCTCCTAAAGAGGATCCTGTGGATGAGAACTATCTTGCTATGCGCAAGGTGCTCAAGACACCATTGACCGACTTGGACCTTTCTGTTCGTGCGTTCAACTGCTTGAAAGCCGCCGAAGTCAAAACACTTGGCGATCTCGTAAGCTACAACATTGCCGACCTTCTTAAATTCCGCAACTTCGGTAAGAAGTCTTTGAGCGAACTCGAAGAACTCGTAGCCGATAAGGGTTTGAGCTTCGGTATGGATGTTTCCAAATACGACCTCGACGAAGACTAA